One window from the genome of Phocoena phocoena chromosome 15, mPhoPho1.1, whole genome shotgun sequence encodes:
- the SH2B2 gene encoding SH2B adapter protein 2: MPTKPPVPGLHGDTPESQVLGHLASSPAPLVHFHFSHQFLLVGQSTPHFLLPGDQRSCPARGSTPHDPPWPMTAHQWSSAHYSEPASGGCDGTGAMNGAAPGSAAAAAAAAAAAPVPVPVPVPDWRQFCELHAQAAAVDFAHKFCRFLRDNPAYDTPDAGASFSRHFAANFLDVFSEEVRRVLVAGPAPRGAAEPPDAMEPEPSGPPALKAAPYGYSRSSEDVSAHAAAKARVRKGFSLRNMSLCVVDGVRDMWHRRSSPEPDAAPRAAEPPAEPRDKWTRRLRLSRTLAAKVELVDIQREGALRFMVADDAAAGPGGAAQWQKCRLLLRRAVAGERFRLEFFVPPKASRPKVSIPLSAIIEVRTTMPLEMPEKDNTFVLKVENGAEYILETIDSLQKHSWVADIQGCVDPGDSEEDADLPCARGSCLASRVASCSCELLTDAADLPRPLETTAAVVTAPHSRARDAVGESLVHVPLETFLETLESPGGSGSDSNNTGADGAEPEPEAEPELELSDYPWFHGTLSRVKAAQLVLAGGPRSHGLFVIRQSETRPGEYVLTFNFQGKAKHLRLSLNGHGQCHVQHLWFQSVLDMLRHFHTHPIPLESGGSADITLRSYVRAQGPPPEPGPSPSAAPAPPTCWSEPAGQHYFSSLAAAACPPASPSEAGGASSSSASSSSAASVPGASRPVEGPLSARSRSNSAERRLEAAGGGADEPPETGPGEGARGRTRAVENQYSFY; this comes from the exons ATGCCCACCAAGCCCCCTGTGCCAGGCTTGCATGGGGACACCCCTGAGTCACAGGTTCTAGGCCACCTGgcctccagcccagccccactGGT ccacTTCCACTTCTCCCACCAGTTCCTCCTTGTAGGTCAGAGTACCCCTCACTTCCTCCTCCCTGGCGATCAGCGCTCTTGTCCTGCCCGGGGCTCCACACCCCACGACCCTCCCTGGCCAATGACAGCCCACCAGTGGAGCTCAGCCCACTACTCGGAACCAG CCTCCGGGGGCTGCGATGGGACGGGAGCCATGAATGGTGCCGCCCCcggctccgccgccgccgccgccgccgccgccgccgccgccccggtCCCGGTCCCGGTTCCGGTCCCGGACTGGCGGCAGTTCTGTGAACTGCACGCGCAGGCGGCCGCCGTGGATTTCGCGCACAAGTTCTGCCGTTTCCTGCGGGACAACCCGGCCTACGACACGCCCGACGCCGGGGCCTCCTTCTCCCGCCACTTCGCCGCCAACTTCCTGGACGTGTTCAGCGAGGAGGTGCGCCGCGTGCTGGTGGCCGGGCCGGCGCCCCGGGGAGCGGCCGAGCCCCCAGACGCCATGGAGCCCGAGCCCTCGGGGCCCCCGGCGCTCAAAGCCGCGCCCTACGGCTACTCGCGGAGCTCCGAGGACGTGTCGGCGCACGCGGCGGCCAAGGCCCGCGTCCGCAAGGGCTTCTCGTTGCGCAATATGAGCCTGTGCGTGGTGGACGGCGTGCGCGACATGTGGCACCGGCGCTCCTCGCCCGAGCCCGACGCCGCCCCGCGGGCCGCCGAGCCCCCAGCCGAGCCGCGCGACAAGTGGACGCGGCGCCTGCGGCTGTCGCGGACGCTAGCGGCCAAGGTGGAGCTGGTGGACATCCAGCGCGAGGGCGCGCTGCGCTTCATGGTGGCCGACGACGCGGCCGCGGGCCCCGGGGGCGCCGCCCAGTGGCAGAAGTGTCGCCTGCTCCTGCGCAGGGCCGTGGCAGGCGAGCGCTTCCGCCTAGAGTTCTTCGTGCCGCCCAAG GCCTCCAGGCCCAAAGTCAGCATCCCTCTGTCGGCCATCATTGAGGTCCGCACCACCATGCCCCTGGAGATGCCGGAGAAGGACAACACGTTCGTGCTCAAG gtggAGAACGGAGCAGAGTACATCCTGGAGACCATCGACTCCCTGCAGAAGCACTCGTGGGTAGCTGACATCCAGGGCTGTGTGGACCCTGG GGACAGCGAGGAAGATGCCGATCTCCCCTGTGCCCGGGGAAGCTGTCTGGCCAGCCGTGTGGCCTCTTGCAGCTGTGAGCTCCTGACGGATG CAGCGGACCTGCCCCGGCCCCTAGAGACAACGGCAGCCGTGGTGACAGCCCCACACAGCCGAGCTCGAGATGCCGTCGGGGAGTCCCTGGTCCATGTCCCGCTGGAGACCTTCCTGGAGACCCTGGAGTCCCCAGGTGGCAGCGGCAGTGACAGCAATAACACAGGTGCA GACGGAGCAGAGCCGGAGCCCGAGGCTGAGCCCGAGCTGGAGCTCTCTGACTACCCCTGGTTCCACGGGACACTGTCACGGGTCAAGGCAGCTCAGCTGGTTCTGGCAGGCGGGCCCCGGAGCCACGGCCTCTTCGTGATCCGCCAGAGTGAGACTCGGCCTGGGGAGTACGTGCTGACCTTCAACTTCCAGGGCAAGGCCAAG CACCTGCGCCTGTCCTTGAACGGCCACGGGCAGTGCCACGTGCAGCACCTGTGGTTCCAGTCTGTGCTCGACATGCTCCGCCACTTCCACACCCACCCCATCCCGCTGGAGTCCGGGGGCTCTGCAGACATCACCCTTCGCAGCTATGTGCGGGCCCAGGGCCCCCCACCTG agccgGGGCCCTCGCCCAGCGCTGCGCCCGCGCCCCCGACCTGCTGGAGCGAGCCGGCCGGCCAGCACTACTTCTCCAGCCTCGCCGCGGCCGCCTGCCCGCCCGCCTCGCCCTCGGAGGCCGGCGGCGCCTCGTCCTCATCCGCCTCGTCGTCCTCGGCAGCGTCTGTGCCCGGCGCCTCGCGCCCGGTCGAGGGCCCGCTGAGCGCGCGCAGCCGCAGCAACAGCGCCGAGCGCCGGCTGGAGGCGGCGGGCGGGGGCGCCGACGAGCCCCCAGAGACCGGGCCGGGAGAGGGCGCCCGGGGCCGCACGCGCGCCGTCGAGAACCAGTACTCCTTCTACTAG